The Arcobacter roscoffensis genome segment ACATTAGCTTTTATCCTTTTTAGGTTTCATTATCATATATCCGATAAAGGCAAATAAGGCGATTGTTCCTACTGTAAAGATTATAGATACTGATTTTGTAATAACATACCCTACTACTAAAATTGCAAGCATTGTAGGTATTTCATTATACATTCTAAAGAATTTTCCACTTTTTTTACAAGTGTCATTTTCAAGTTCTTTTCTATATTTCTCTAAAGAAAATGAATAAGCAATTAAAAAAGCTAAGACAGTTAGTTTTGCGTGCATCCAG includes the following:
- the hemJ gene encoding protoporphyrinogen oxidase HemJ, translating into MEYYTWILTFHVVAFMSWMAMLFYLPRLFVYHVENSDKKEYVEIVKIQEYKIYKYIGAPAMWATIASGALMLGLNSSILSSGGWMHAKLTVLAFLIAYSFSLEKYRKELENDTCKKSGKFFRMYNEIPTMLAILVVGYVITKSVSIIFTVGTIALFAFIGYMIMKPKKDKS